The segment TATCTGTGGATATGGGGAACGCGGCCGCTGCCTCAAATGCTGGATTCCTGGCTCCAGGCGGGGCCGGTCGAGCACAGTTTCCCGAAAACTTTCACCAAGACGACCAAGCCGTTGAAGCGACCTCGACTCGGCGCTGGTGCGGTGTTTAGTTAGCAGACGAACGAATGGTTCGGCGGATGCGCGCTCGGCTGCAAAAATTCCTACCCGTGGTCCTGCTCGCGCTGGTGATGCAGGTGCTGGCGCCGATTGCCGCCTGCTGGGCGGCCGGTCAGGCCGTTGCCGATCCGTTGTCGGCCGCCGTCATCTGCCACAGTGTGAGCGAGCAGGGCAGCCCAAACGACCAGGACACACCGACAGCACATGCGGGCGCGTGTGCGCTGTGTTGCCTGGTGCAGGCCAGCGCGTCGCTCGATTCGCCGCCGCAGGTGACGCTCTCCATTCCGTTCCGCCATGCCGAGCGCGTGGCGTGGCATCAGGCGGATGCGTCCGTCGTCGCGGTCCATAAGGGCTCGGGCGCCCAGGCG is part of the Bradyrhizobium commune genome and harbors:
- a CDS encoding DUF2946 family protein, which encodes MRARLQKFLPVVLLALVMQVLAPIAACWAAGQAVADPLSAAVICHSVSEQGSPNDQDTPTAHAGACALCCLVQASASLDSPPQVTLSIPFRHAERVAWHQADASVVAVHKGSGAQARGPPQFS